One window of the Anaeromyxobacter dehalogenans 2CP-C genome contains the following:
- a CDS encoding transposase, translated as MARVPRFALVERDSSNHCTWRAHDLEFVFEEPGARDKFLELVGRYKDRYGVEIRSYCLMGTHPHVTCTCRQEQVQFSRFWQVVNGQFARWYNKVRNRRGQVVMERMRTPRIQEGGAHQLTVMRYGDLNPVRAGLVKSPKDWKWSSYRHYAFGEPNPLITDAPEYLALGKTAQERRKAYQALFALPLSESLRTRRVELVSFPFVGDATWVMRRLEAAGLSPPD; from the coding sequence ATGGCCCGCGTTCCCCGGTTCGCGCTCGTCGAGCGCGATTCGTCGAATCACTGCACCTGGCGGGCACACGACCTCGAGTTCGTCTTCGAGGAGCCGGGCGCGCGCGACAAGTTCCTGGAACTCGTGGGTCGGTACAAGGACCGCTACGGCGTCGAGATCCGGTCGTACTGCCTGATGGGCACCCACCCGCACGTCACCTGCACGTGCCGCCAGGAGCAGGTGCAGTTCAGCCGCTTCTGGCAGGTCGTGAACGGGCAGTTCGCGCGCTGGTACAACAAGGTGAGGAACCGACGCGGTCAGGTGGTGATGGAACGGATGCGCACGCCGCGCATCCAGGAGGGCGGCGCCCACCAGCTCACCGTCATGCGGTACGGCGACCTGAACCCGGTGCGCGCCGGGCTGGTGAAGAGTCCAAAGGACTGGAAGTGGTCGAGCTACCGCCACTATGCGTTCGGCGAGCCGAATCCACTCATCACCGATGCGCCTGAGTATCTGGCGCTCGGGAAGACCGCTCAGGAGCGTCGGAAGGCGTACCAGGCGCTGTTCGCGCTGCCGCTCTCCGAGTCACTTCGCACGCGCCGCGTCGAGCTCGTCAGTTTCCCGTTCGTCGGCGACGCGACCTGGGTGATGCGCCGGCTCGAGGCCGCCGGATTGTCGCCACCGGATTGA
- a CDS encoding putative selenate ABC transporter substrate-binding protein: MHRLAALAVAAVLLLPPAARALDALRVSAIPDESPTELQRKFEPLGKYLGKQIGIPVKFVPVTDYAATVEGLAAGKLDMVWYGGFTFVQARRRTGNAIPLVQRAEDARFHSKFIVPASSKAQSLKDLKGASFAFGSVSSTSGHLMPRYFLLQAGIDPDKDFAKVAYSGAHDVTAKWVEAGKVDAGVVNESIWQRLVDEKKIDTSKVRVLWTTPEYQDYNWTVRGDLDPKLVEKLRAAFLALDPAKPEDKAILDLQRASRFIPTSPDAYKNIEQAAKSAGLIKD, encoded by the coding sequence ATGCACCGCCTCGCCGCCCTCGCCGTCGCCGCCGTCCTGCTCCTCCCGCCCGCCGCCCGCGCGCTCGACGCGCTCCGGGTGAGCGCCATCCCTGACGAGTCGCCCACCGAGCTGCAGCGGAAGTTCGAGCCGCTCGGCAAGTACCTCGGGAAGCAGATCGGCATCCCGGTGAAGTTCGTGCCGGTGACCGACTACGCCGCCACCGTGGAAGGCCTCGCCGCCGGCAAGCTCGACATGGTCTGGTACGGCGGCTTCACGTTCGTGCAGGCGCGGCGCCGCACCGGCAACGCCATCCCGCTCGTGCAGCGCGCCGAGGACGCCCGCTTCCACTCCAAGTTCATCGTGCCCGCGTCATCCAAGGCGCAGTCGCTGAAGGACCTGAAGGGCGCGAGCTTCGCGTTCGGCTCGGTGAGCTCGACGTCCGGCCACCTCATGCCGCGCTACTTCCTGCTCCAGGCCGGCATCGATCCCGACAAGGACTTCGCCAAGGTGGCGTACTCCGGCGCGCACGACGTGACCGCGAAGTGGGTGGAGGCCGGCAAGGTGGACGCCGGCGTGGTGAACGAGTCGATCTGGCAGCGGCTCGTGGACGAGAAGAAGATCGACACCAGCAAGGTCCGCGTGCTGTGGACCACGCCCGAGTATCAGGACTACAACTGGACCGTCCGCGGCGACCTCGACCCGAAGCTCGTCGAGAAGCTCCGCGCCGCGTTCCTCGCGCTCGATCCGGCGAAGCCCGAGGACAAGGCCATCCTCGACCTGCAGCGCGCCAGCCGCTTCATCCCCACCTCGCCCGACGCCTACAAGAACATCGAGCAGGCCGCGAAGTCGGCGGGGCTCATCAAGGACTGA